In the genome of Terriglobales bacterium, the window CGCATAGCTGATGGCGGATGCCGGCAGCGGAAGCACCGTGCGCTGCTCTCCCACTCCCACTTCCACCTGGACAAACATGCCGGGATGCAGCTTGCCACCAGGGTTGGCCATCGTTGCCTGCACCTGAACGTTGCGCGTCGCCTGATCCACAACCGAGTCGAGGGCGTTGACGCGGCCACTAAATACCGTGCCCGGTAGGCTATCGCTGGTGATGCGCACGTTGCGGCCTGCCTGCATCCGCCCCACAATTTGCTGTGGCACGCTGAAGTTCACGTAAATCGGATCGAGCGACTGCAGCGAGACGATCGGATTACCGGCGGCCAGGTACTGTCCCAAATTGACCTGACGGATTCCCAGTACTCCCGAAAAGGGCGCGCGAATCGTCTTACGGTCGATAGTGGCCTTGATCTCGGCAGTATTGGCCTCAGTCTGACGTTGATCCGCGATTGCCTTGTCATAATCCTGGCGCGAGATCACGCCTTCGTTTACGAGCTGCTGCATGCGGTCATAGTTGATCTTCGCCAGATCCTGCTGCGCCTTCATCGCCGCCAACTGGGCTCGCTCCTGCCGCGTATCGAGCTGCACGAGCACTTCGCCTTCCTGAACCCACTTCCCGGAATCGAACTTGATCTGGTCCACCGTGCCCGGCAGATCGGCGCTCACCGTAACTCCGTGGATGGCGTTCATCGTCCCAACTATGTTGAGCGTCGACGGCCAGATTTCCTGTTTGGTAACAATTGTCGTGATCGCTTCTGGAGGTGGAGTGAACGCGTGAGACTTTACCGCCGCCTGAACCTGCCGCATCTTGAAATAGCCGAGGCTTCCGATGACTGCTGCAGCCACGACCAACATGAGAAACATCCGCTTCGCCATTAGGTTCCCCTCGTGCGGGACGATTCTTACCCCTGAGGCAGCGGCTCGTCCCAACCCGCTTCCCCGGTAGCCCTCTTTAATAAGGAGCGCAATCTTTTTGGTGTGTTCAGCTAGCAACTGCCCCGACGCTGGCCGCCGAGTTCAATACCGATAGCCGAACGTTTACTACTCACTTGTGGCCCTATGCTGCCGAGATAGAAGATGGGATATCTCGGATGCGGGAAAAGATGCGAAAAGTTATTTCGCCCCGTAGTCCTCTCGTCCAGGCAGACGAAGAGGTGCTCAGGCACACAGAAAGACAGTATATCTGCGCGTTTCGTAATTGCTAGAGTTCGGAACATCATGTTTGCCCTTTTTACAAAGTTTTTACGTGTATTTTTCTCTTCTGTCTCCACGACGAATGGA includes:
- a CDS encoding efflux RND transporter periplasmic adaptor subunit — encoded protein: MAKRMFLMLVVAAAVIGSLGYFKMRQVQAAVKSHAFTPPPEAITTIVTKQEIWPSTLNIVGTMNAIHGVTVSADLPGTVDQIKFDSGKWVQEGEVLVQLDTRQERAQLAAMKAQQDLAKINYDRMQQLVNEGVISRQDYDKAIADQRQTEANTAEIKATIDRKTIRAPFSGVLGIRQVNLGQYLAAGNPIVSLQSLDPIYVNFSVPQQIVGRMQAGRNVRITSDSLPGTVFSGRVNALDSVVDQATRNVQVQATMANPGGKLHPGMFVQVEVGVGEQRTVLPLPASAISYAPFGDSVFVVSDLKSPTGETYRGVRQQFVKVEGSRGDQVGVISGLKPGDEVVTSGVFKLRNGAAVAVNNKIQPGNNPAPKPEDN